A part of Lactobacillus sp. ESL0700 genomic DNA contains:
- a CDS encoding C39 family peptidase, which produces MKNTKSFKKIWALIAMLLLLGVIIFAFNSKSLRNQYDWLTLKSEQKLDVPLENQYPDLPNGCEVTSLSMLLNYYGVKVTKLDLSQNIAHVASFTDNGQYRGNPHKGFVGYMSQANAGWCVYNEPLEQVARKYTNRIQNFTGHDFIQTMKLVSTGHPVMIITTTNFNHVSDMQTWRTAQGNVHVTPSSHACVITGFNKKARIVYVNDPFGHKNEQIPWANLERSYNQQGKQALYIK; this is translated from the coding sequence ATGAAGAATACAAAATCATTTAAAAAAATTTGGGCTTTAATAGCGATGCTCCTACTTCTTGGAGTTATTATTTTTGCCTTCAATTCTAAAAGTTTGCGTAATCAATATGACTGGTTAACCTTAAAGTCTGAGCAAAAACTCGATGTGCCACTTGAAAATCAGTACCCTGACCTGCCTAATGGTTGTGAGGTTACTTCTTTAAGTATGCTTTTAAACTATTACGGCGTAAAAGTTACCAAGCTGGATCTATCGCAAAACATTGCCCACGTTGCTTCGTTTACTGATAATGGTCAATATCGCGGTAACCCTCACAAGGGATTTGTCGGCTACATGAGTCAAGCCAATGCCGGCTGGTGTGTTTATAATGAGCCGCTTGAACAGGTAGCGCGAAAATATACTAATCGCATTCAAAACTTCACTGGACATGACTTTATTCAAACAATGAAGTTAGTCTCAACTGGCCACCCTGTCATGATTATTACAACGACTAACTTCAATCATGTTAGTGACATGCAGACTTGGCGGACGGCTCAAGGAAACGTTCACGTTACCCCTTCTTCCCACGCATGTGTTATCACTGGCTTTAATAAAAAAGCGCGAATTGTTTATGTCAATGATCCATTCGGACATAAAAATGAACAAATTCCGTGGGCTAACTTAGAGCGAAGCTATAACCAGCAGGGAAAACAGGCTTTATACATCAAATAA
- a CDS encoding SDR family oxidoreductase, whose product MAIKNKVVIITGASSGIGEATAKLLAQKGAKVVLAARREAKLQALTAEISAAGGRASYQVTDVTSENDNQKLVQLALAKYGQVDVMFLNAGLMPSSRLSALKTTEWNKMIDVNLKGVLNGLAAVLPQFNKQKSGQIIATSSVAGVKPYLNAGVYGATKYAVRDLMSVLRMESATDRANIRTTTIYPAAIQTELLNTISDEQAAKALHQTYNNYQISPERIANIVAFAIDQPEDTNIGDITVGATTQPW is encoded by the coding sequence ATGGCAATTAAAAATAAAGTAGTTATTATTACAGGTGCCTCGTCTGGTATTGGAGAGGCTACAGCAAAGTTGTTAGCGCAAAAAGGTGCCAAAGTGGTACTCGCAGCCAGAAGAGAAGCAAAATTGCAGGCACTAACTGCAGAAATTTCAGCAGCTGGTGGCAGGGCAAGTTATCAGGTAACAGATGTTACCAGCGAAAATGACAATCAAAAGTTGGTTCAGTTGGCTTTGGCAAAATATGGCCAAGTTGACGTAATGTTTCTTAATGCAGGCTTGATGCCCAGTTCACGACTGTCAGCATTAAAAACCACTGAGTGGAATAAAATGATCGATGTTAATTTGAAAGGCGTATTAAATGGCTTAGCTGCAGTTTTGCCCCAGTTTAACAAACAAAAGTCTGGGCAAATTATTGCAACGTCATCTGTTGCAGGAGTGAAACCCTATCTTAATGCTGGGGTTTATGGTGCGACTAAATATGCGGTGCGGGACTTAATGTCGGTATTGCGCATGGAATCTGCAACTGACAGGGCCAATATTCGCACAACAACGATTTATCCAGCAGCAATTCAGACAGAGTTGTTGAATACAATTTCTGATGAGCAAGCGGCGAAAGCATTACACCAGACATACAATAACTATCAAATTAGTCCTGAAAGAATTGCGAATATCGTAGCTTTTGCAATTGATCAGCCTGAGGATACTAATATAGGTGATATTACTGTTGGTGCAACGACACAGCCGTGGTAA
- a CDS encoding carboxymuconolactone decarboxylase family protein, which translates to MKKQTAGRKNLGDFAPQFAALNDDVLFGQVWSKEQELSARDRSLITIAALMAMGNTEQIGAHLNIGKNNGITKEEIVAEITHLAFYVGWPKAWSTFNRAKEIWSSQEDQVEQPGVFATGAKNSAYDQYFVGQSYNNSLVKPEENGSSVPVNNVTFEPGCYNNWHIHHDGSQVLLATGGRGWYQEWGKEPQELTPGSVVVVHDGVKHWHGAAKDSWFSHLAITTGEAEWLEPVDPKEYAKLP; encoded by the coding sequence ATGAAAAAACAAACAGCAGGTAGAAAAAATTTAGGCGATTTTGCACCGCAATTTGCCGCATTAAACGATGATGTTTTATTCGGACAGGTTTGGTCAAAAGAACAGGAGTTGTCAGCACGCGATCGCTCGTTGATTACGATTGCCGCGTTAATGGCGATGGGGAATACAGAGCAGATTGGCGCTCACTTAAACATTGGTAAAAATAATGGCATTACTAAAGAAGAAATAGTAGCCGAAATTACTCACTTGGCTTTCTATGTCGGTTGGCCGAAAGCATGGTCGACCTTTAATCGAGCTAAAGAAATTTGGTCAAGTCAAGAAGATCAAGTTGAGCAGCCAGGAGTTTTTGCAACAGGGGCCAAAAATAGTGCTTATGACCAATATTTTGTCGGGCAAAGTTACAACAATTCGTTAGTTAAGCCAGAAGAAAATGGCAGCAGCGTTCCCGTTAATAACGTTACATTTGAGCCTGGGTGCTATAACAATTGGCATATTCACCATGATGGCAGCCAAGTTTTGCTAGCCACAGGTGGTCGCGGTTGGTATCAAGAGTGGGGCAAGGAGCCACAAGAATTAACTCCAGGATCTGTAGTTGTGGTGCATGATGGCGTTAAACACTGGCATGGTGCAGCCAAGGATAGTTGGTTTAGTCATCTTGCAATTACAACTGGCGAGGCCGAATGGCTAGAGCCGGTAGATCCTAAAGAATATGCCAAGTTACCTTAA
- a CDS encoding MerR family transcriptional regulator, with product MTKKYTIKDFSAMFSLAPSTLRYYEDEGLIKPHRLINQQRYYTDDDVNWMRFLLHLKNTGMSISDLKKYVAWRAQGEQTIPQRLQLLKQTRAKFLEQIKQQQHHLQILNDKIAWYEGKTNGKIADSENFSNYLKRLNHKK from the coding sequence ATGACTAAGAAATACACAATTAAGGATTTCAGTGCTATGTTCTCCTTGGCACCGTCAACACTACGGTATTACGAAGATGAAGGGCTGATTAAGCCCCACCGCTTGATTAACCAACAACGTTACTATACTGATGACGACGTTAACTGGATGCGATTTCTCTTGCACTTAAAAAATACGGGAATGAGCATCTCTGATCTCAAAAAGTATGTTGCTTGGCGCGCGCAAGGTGAACAGACGATTCCGCAAAGATTGCAGCTGTTAAAGCAGACTAGGGCAAAGTTTTTAGAGCAAATCAAGCAGCAGCAACACCATTTACAAATTCTCAATGATAAGATTGCCTGGTACGAAGGTAAAACCAATGGCAAAATTGCTGACTCTGAAAATTTTAGCAATTATTTAAAACGATTAAACCACAAAAAATAG
- the lepA gene encoding translation elongation factor 4, producing the protein MKQAQIRNFAIIAHIDHGKSTLADQIMALTKTVSERERSDQMLDDMEVEQEHGVTVKARTVRNFYQAQDGQEYEYNLIDTPGHVDFNYEVAKSLAATEGALLLVDATQGIQAQTIANYRIAKKNNLALIPVINKVDIASADVARTQQQLLELDKSFTPAQTLLISAKTGQGVPELLEAIRTRIPAPSGDSSAPLKALVFDSIYDAYQGVIINVRLVDGQLTAASDLQLMQADLSFRPKGIGVLTPNMQTQKDLHAGEVGYIVTGIKDPKKIRVGDTVTTKMTPTKAALPGYEPAKQLVFAGIYPKNNDFPALKQALNKLSLNDTSFSFVEERSEALGQGFRCGFLGTFHLEIIRERLQDEYGIDVLTTAPNVTYFVYLKNGQTMKINNPAQYPAFGLINHVTEPFIKAEIMTPNDTLNAILKLVEQHKGTLLDLDNDEAQILVTVKMPLSEVAYHFFSELKSVSHGYATLNTEFLDYEDADLVKIEVDINYAPVDSLSFVVHRGDAPQMSQKLVKELKYTVPRRLYPTPVQAIVEGKAIARVDVPPLRKNAAVDGNQRSVSKKAALLRRQSLNKRRAAQGEVKLPQEVFNVILEL; encoded by the coding sequence ATGAAACAAGCACAAATTCGTAATTTTGCGATTATTGCCCACATTGATCACGGCAAGTCGACCTTGGCCGACCAAATTATGGCGTTAACCAAAACAGTTAGCGAGCGTGAACGCAGCGACCAGATGTTAGATGATATGGAAGTTGAGCAGGAGCACGGCGTGACTGTTAAGGCGCGGACTGTACGTAATTTTTATCAGGCGCAAGACGGGCAGGAATATGAATATAATCTGATTGACACCCCTGGCCATGTTGATTTCAATTATGAAGTTGCCAAAAGCTTGGCCGCAACTGAAGGGGCGCTGCTGTTAGTAGACGCAACCCAGGGGATTCAGGCGCAAACGATTGCCAACTATCGCATTGCTAAGAAAAACAATCTGGCCTTAATTCCGGTAATTAATAAGGTGGATATTGCTTCGGCTGACGTTGCCCGCACGCAGCAGCAATTACTGGAGTTAGATAAATCCTTTACGCCGGCGCAAACACTACTAATTTCTGCTAAAACTGGTCAGGGGGTTCCCGAATTACTTGAAGCCATTAGAACGCGGATTCCGGCACCTAGTGGTGATAGTAGTGCGCCGCTTAAAGCACTGGTATTTGATTCCATTTATGATGCTTACCAAGGAGTAATTATTAATGTACGGCTGGTTGACGGTCAATTAACAGCCGCATCTGATTTGCAATTGATGCAAGCTGATTTGTCGTTTCGACCTAAGGGTATCGGAGTATTAACTCCGAATATGCAGACGCAAAAGGACTTGCACGCAGGTGAGGTTGGCTATATTGTTACGGGTATTAAGGATCCGAAAAAAATTCGTGTTGGTGATACGGTTACAACTAAAATGACACCAACTAAAGCGGCCTTACCGGGATATGAACCAGCCAAACAGTTGGTTTTTGCCGGAATTTATCCGAAGAATAATGACTTTCCAGCATTAAAGCAGGCACTGAATAAATTGAGCTTGAACGATACGTCATTTTCATTTGTCGAAGAGCGTTCAGAAGCCTTAGGACAAGGCTTTCGTTGTGGCTTTTTGGGGACTTTTCATTTGGAAATTATTCGTGAGCGGCTGCAGGATGAGTATGGGATTGATGTTTTGACAACAGCGCCGAACGTGACGTACTTCGTTTACCTAAAAAATGGCCAAACGATGAAAATCAATAATCCAGCGCAATATCCTGCTTTTGGCTTGATTAATCACGTGACAGAACCATTTATTAAAGCTGAAATTATGACGCCCAATGATACTTTGAATGCCATTTTAAAATTGGTGGAGCAGCATAAGGGCACGCTGCTTGACTTAGATAATGATGAAGCACAAATTTTAGTGACCGTTAAGATGCCGCTGTCAGAAGTAGCCTACCATTTCTTTTCTGAGTTAAAGTCGGTATCGCATGGTTATGCCACACTTAACACAGAATTTCTGGATTATGAGGATGCCGACTTGGTTAAAATCGAGGTGGATATTAACTATGCGCCGGTTGATTCACTATCATTTGTTGTTCACCGCGGGGATGCACCGCAAATGTCACAAAAATTGGTCAAGGAATTAAAGTATACTGTCCCGCGCCGGCTTTATCCGACGCCAGTGCAAGCAATCGTTGAAGGTAAGGCAATTGCCCGCGTTGATGTGCCGCCACTGCGTAAAAACGCGGCGGTTGACGGCAACCAACGTAGTGTTTCCAAAAAAGCAGCGCTATTAAGACGACAAAGTTTAAATAAACGCCGCGCAGCCCAAGGAGAAGTTAAATTACCACAAGAAGTATTTAACGTCATTTTGGAATTATAG
- a CDS encoding TetR/AcrR family transcriptional regulator — protein sequence MPNVHTVQQKRAKRQLIMQVAMQLFAEQSYTQITMKQIADAAGMAKGTVFNYFATKEDLFMSVLLEDYCAFFTKIIEQVNQKREVTQSDFISLMISSTRELINGHAELVRLNAIRGPVLEGKANMAETIKRRNQLYAVSQELGTLLATKSKQLLTQGQFSHLFIIQSAIISGLMNMSSLASFNHQQVALTYLDFTIDLVAEAEAQMRYYLTGFFEERKHNETSTNS from the coding sequence ATGCCAAATGTTCATACAGTCCAGCAAAAACGCGCCAAGCGCCAGCTAATCATGCAGGTGGCCATGCAGCTTTTTGCCGAGCAAAGTTATACCCAAATTACAATGAAACAAATTGCCGATGCAGCAGGAATGGCTAAGGGCACGGTTTTTAACTATTTTGCAACCAAGGAAGACCTGTTTATGAGTGTCTTGCTGGAAGACTATTGCGCCTTTTTTACTAAAATCATTGAGCAGGTTAACCAAAAACGTGAAGTAACCCAGTCGGACTTTATTAGCTTAATGATTAGTTCAACGCGAGAGTTAATTAATGGGCATGCGGAATTGGTTCGCTTAAATGCCATTCGCGGTCCGGTGCTAGAAGGTAAGGCAAATATGGCGGAGACGATTAAGCGGCGCAACCAGTTGTATGCGGTTAGTCAGGAGTTGGGCACGCTGCTGGCAACTAAAAGCAAGCAGCTATTAACGCAAGGGCAATTCAGTCACTTATTTATTATTCAAAGTGCAATTATCAGTGGCTTGATGAATATGTCCTCGCTTGCCAGCTTCAACCACCAACAAGTTGCTTTGACTTATCTCGATTTTACGATTGACTTAGTCGCGGAAGCTGAAGCTCAAATGCGCTATTATTTAACAGGATTTTTTGAGGAACGAAAACACAATGAAACAAGCACAAATTCGTAA
- a CDS encoding ABC-F family ATP-binding cassette domain-containing protein produces MSLLTVKNLGQSFVDKTLYENANFVLNKEDHMGVTGQNGVGKSTLIKILTGEMLPDEGQVKWQNKVDVGYLDQYAKLTPGETIRGFLRTAFAPLYQKEQELNELYAKYAENGADELLEKAGKIQTYLEENNFYGIDTEIERVASGLGLAELGYDHDVAQLSGGQRSKIILAKLLLQNPDVLLLDEPTNYLDVSHIDWLVDYLNDFAGAFIVVSHDYDFLGRITNCIIDVDVGTITRYTGTLKQAMRQKEANRETYLKAYANQQRKIAKTEAYIRKNKAGTRSKSAKSRERQLAHMDVLTPPKSNRRARFEFPYVATASNLLLQTQDLVIGYDHALVKEAFNFSVGGNEKVAITGFNGIGKTTLLKTLLGQLKPIFGDFELSTTAKLAYFKQDLTWPNNNMTPLQYLQEEFERQKPKELRGALARMGVTAQQAMSPLKKLSGGEQEKVKLAKMQFEPANLLFLDEPTNHLDRDTKDALRKAIVNFPGGVIIVSHERDFFQGDWVDKTIDIETMNQ; encoded by the coding sequence ATGAGTTTACTAACGGTTAAAAATCTGGGCCAAAGTTTTGTTGATAAAACCTTGTACGAGAATGCGAATTTTGTCCTTAATAAAGAGGATCACATGGGGGTCACGGGACAAAATGGGGTTGGTAAATCAACCTTAATTAAGATTTTAACGGGAGAAATGCTGCCGGACGAAGGGCAGGTTAAGTGGCAGAACAAGGTTGATGTTGGCTACCTTGATCAGTATGCCAAATTAACACCGGGTGAGACTATCCGCGGCTTTCTGCGCACGGCATTTGCGCCGCTATATCAAAAAGAACAAGAATTAAATGAGCTTTATGCTAAATATGCCGAGAATGGCGCTGACGAATTACTTGAAAAGGCTGGTAAAATTCAGACTTATTTAGAAGAAAATAATTTTTATGGCATTGATACGGAAATCGAACGTGTTGCGTCGGGGCTGGGCTTGGCAGAATTAGGCTACGATCATGATGTGGCTCAACTTTCCGGTGGGCAACGTTCGAAAATTATTCTGGCGAAATTATTATTACAAAACCCTGATGTCTTGCTGCTGGATGAGCCGACTAACTATCTTGATGTATCGCATATTGACTGGCTAGTTGATTATCTGAATGACTTTGCAGGTGCGTTTATTGTTGTCAGCCACGATTACGACTTTTTAGGTCGAATTACCAACTGCATTATTGATGTTGATGTCGGCACAATCACGCGCTATACGGGAACTTTGAAGCAAGCAATGCGCCAAAAAGAAGCTAACCGTGAGACTTATCTTAAGGCTTATGCTAATCAGCAGCGCAAAATTGCCAAAACTGAAGCCTATATTCGCAAGAATAAGGCGGGAACACGTTCCAAGAGTGCCAAGTCACGTGAACGCCAGTTAGCTCACATGGATGTTCTGACACCACCAAAGTCTAATCGGCGTGCGCGGTTTGAATTTCCTTACGTTGCAACGGCTTCTAACTTATTGCTGCAGACGCAAGACTTGGTAATCGGTTATGACCACGCTCTTGTTAAAGAGGCATTTAACTTTTCAGTTGGCGGCAATGAAAAAGTGGCCATCACCGGTTTTAACGGAATCGGGAAGACTACCTTGCTTAAAACTCTGTTAGGGCAACTAAAGCCGATTTTTGGTGACTTCGAGTTGTCAACAACGGCAAAATTGGCCTATTTTAAGCAGGACTTGACTTGGCCAAATAATAATATGACGCCGCTGCAATATTTGCAGGAAGAATTTGAGCGGCAAAAGCCAAAGGAATTACGTGGTGCTTTAGCTCGCATGGGTGTGACGGCGCAGCAGGCAATGAGTCCACTTAAAAAATTGTCTGGTGGTGAACAAGAAAAGGTTAAGCTGGCGAAGATGCAGTTTGAACCAGCCAACTTATTGTTCCTAGATGAGCCAACCAACCACTTGGATCGCGATACCAAGGATGCATTGCGCAAAGCAATCGTTAATTTCCCTGGTGGCGTGATTATTGTTAGTCACGAGCGCGACTTTTTCCAAGGTGACTGGGTTGACAAGACAATTGATATTGAAACGATGAACCAGTAA
- the dapF gene encoding diaminopimelate epimerase produces MINIEKVHGSQNSFFLLDQTKLAQPLTTPELEHLAVKITDAKAGLLGGSDGLLVVEPATNQTAVAQMRIFNKDGSQALMCGNGLRTVARYLAGKLHKRKFLVQTAAANLHVQQYPDLAPNVPAFSVEIAPVSFAASDVGWHNLSLTKIINQPIPALAAKLKFTALAVPNPHLISFVDDIHASHDTLQQLGQQLNQPNSYFPDGVNVSFAQILAPNQLFVETYERGVGFTNACGTGMSATSLAGHLTYPEQVAADELLTVYNPGGLVQTKIHSDANNYWIELIGNATVTHQIFLPEECLHEAEFAHDQIKIAATGEQEAYLKFVSTFKK; encoded by the coding sequence ATGATTAATATAGAAAAAGTTCATGGGTCACAAAACAGCTTCTTTTTGCTAGACCAAACAAAACTCGCGCAGCCACTAACAACGCCTGAATTAGAGCACCTGGCTGTTAAAATAACGGATGCCAAAGCAGGATTGCTTGGCGGCAGCGACGGTTTATTAGTTGTCGAACCGGCAACTAACCAGACAGCTGTCGCCCAAATGCGTATTTTTAACAAGGATGGATCACAAGCATTAATGTGTGGCAACGGTTTGCGCACGGTTGCCAGATATTTAGCTGGTAAACTGCACAAGCGTAAGTTTTTGGTGCAGACAGCTGCTGCGAATTTGCATGTGCAGCAATATCCCGACTTAGCCCCTAATGTGCCAGCATTTAGCGTTGAAATTGCGCCAGTGTCGTTTGCGGCCAGTGATGTTGGTTGGCATAATTTGTCCTTAACCAAAATTATTAACCAACCGATTCCGGCGCTGGCTGCTAAGCTGAAGTTCACGGCGCTGGCAGTTCCTAATCCGCACTTAATCAGTTTTGTCGATGATATTCATGCATCTCACGACACGCTGCAGCAGTTGGGCCAGCAATTAAATCAACCTAATTCGTATTTTCCAGATGGGGTGAACGTCAGCTTTGCCCAAATTTTGGCACCTAATCAATTATTTGTGGAGACTTATGAGCGCGGCGTTGGCTTTACCAATGCTTGTGGGACGGGAATGTCGGCGACCAGTTTAGCCGGTCACTTAACTTATCCGGAGCAGGTTGCGGCGGATGAACTGTTGACGGTTTATAATCCTGGGGGATTGGTACAGACGAAAATCCACTCTGACGCTAATAATTACTGGATCGAGCTAATTGGCAATGCGACCGTGACCCACCAGATATTTTTACCCGAAGAATGCTTGCATGAAGCGGAATTTGCGCATGATCAGATTAAGATTGCCGCAACTGGCGAGCAGGAAGCTTATTTAAAGTTTGTGTCTACTTTCAAAAAATAA
- a CDS encoding aspartate kinase — protein sequence MKVVKFGGSSLADGPHFEKIIKIITADPERKVIVTSAPGKRDENDYKITDLLIEYAHRTLAHQDLSAIQEQIWQRYAAIGNHFSVPSEKMTRLKQILLDLPKKEYQTDDYLLATFKAHGEILNAHLLTLILQKLNLNAHFAGSGELGIEVTDNPQAAMILPDTYDNLAQYHLPAGYLIVPGFYGLTKQKQIATFSRGGSDITGAALARGFHADVYENFTDVDAIYAANPAIVAHPRAISKMTYREMRELSYAGFSVFHDEAILPAIAANIPINVKNTNHPRLKGTMIVPAKDFQPANVITGVATATHFSALYLHRYLLNKEVGFTLKLLQIFYKYHISYEHMPSGIDDLTVIFDNRQFTAGVREKMCQEIRTELQPDSLEWIDDYAIIMVVGEGMRNKVGVMAKIIEPLAAQNIGVHMINQGASRISIMLGTKRKDAPAAVRQIYNNFFTQKVAE from the coding sequence ATGAAAGTAGTTAAGTTTGGCGGCAGTTCATTAGCAGATGGCCCACATTTTGAGAAAATTATTAAGATTATTACCGCGGATCCAGAGCGCAAAGTTATTGTGACTTCGGCGCCTGGTAAACGGGATGAAAATGATTATAAAATAACAGATTTACTAATAGAATACGCGCATAGAACGCTGGCTCATCAAGACTTGTCTGCTATTCAGGAACAAATTTGGCAACGTTATGCCGCAATTGGTAATCATTTTTCCGTACCAAGTGAAAAAATGACAAGGTTGAAGCAAATCTTATTGGACTTACCAAAAAAAGAATACCAAACTGATGATTATTTATTGGCAACTTTTAAAGCACATGGCGAGATTTTAAATGCACACTTATTAACGCTAATATTACAAAAATTAAACTTAAATGCACATTTCGCTGGTAGTGGAGAATTAGGAATTGAAGTGACAGATAATCCCCAGGCGGCCATGATTTTACCGGACACTTATGACAATTTAGCGCAATATCATTTGCCAGCTGGTTACCTAATTGTGCCGGGCTTTTATGGCTTAACCAAGCAAAAGCAAATTGCCACGTTTTCTCGTGGCGGCTCGGATATTACTGGTGCTGCTTTAGCCCGCGGTTTTCATGCGGATGTGTACGAAAACTTTACTGACGTTGACGCGATTTATGCGGCTAATCCGGCAATCGTTGCCCATCCAAGAGCAATTAGCAAAATGACTTATCGTGAAATGCGAGAACTGTCGTACGCAGGCTTTTCTGTTTTTCATGATGAAGCGATTTTGCCGGCAATTGCGGCTAACATTCCGATTAATGTTAAAAATACTAATCATCCTCGTCTTAAGGGAACGATGATTGTTCCGGCAAAGGACTTTCAACCAGCCAACGTAATCACAGGGGTGGCAACTGCAACGCACTTTTCGGCACTTTACTTGCACCGATATTTGTTAAATAAAGAGGTGGGGTTTACCCTGAAGTTGCTGCAAATTTTTTATAAATATCACATTTCATACGAGCATATGCCGTCAGGAATTGATGACCTGACCGTGATTTTTGATAACCGCCAGTTTACTGCCGGCGTTCGCGAAAAGATGTGTCAGGAGATTCGGACGGAATTGCAACCGGATAGCTTGGAGTGGATTGATGATTATGCCATTATCATGGTGGTTGGCGAGGGAATGCGAAATAAAGTTGGCGTGATGGCCAAAATTATTGAGCCACTCGCAGCCCAAAATATTGGTGTTCACATGATCAACCAAGGGGCATCGCGAATTTCAATTATGCTGGGAACTAAACGCAAGGATGCTCCGGCAGCTGTTAGACAAATTTACAACAATTTTTTCACACAGAAAGTAGCAGAATGA
- the lysA gene encoding diaminopimelate decarboxylase produces the protein MVNVNSQGHLSIGNCDALELAKDFGTPLYVYDVSMIRQQLRQFHKAFDKTGVKYAISYASKAFAIRAIDQVIAQENGHLDVVSAGELMTAVQAGFPMEHVSFHGNNKSLAELQLALDNHVGTIIVDNFYELELLNKLLPQQKQPVNIMLRIAPGISAHTHRYIQTGQVDSKFGFDVQSGQAEQALKQVLQNPKLNLRGYHAHIGSQIMAVAGFTALVQRMVQLAATWQEKFHYQPQVLNFGGGFGIKYTNADHPLTPQEFVHDMIQTLKKEIAQTNLALPEVWLEPGRSIVGEAGYSLYTIGARKTIPGIRTYLSVDGGMGDNIRPALYQAEYQAVLAARPEAAPTETVTIAGRYCESGDILVKDQPLPESAPGDILAVLATGAYGYSMASNYNRVGRPAVVFAENGHAKLVVKRESIADLTSLDLNYL, from the coding sequence TTGGTTAACGTTAACTCACAAGGACACTTATCAATTGGCAACTGCGATGCACTTGAGCTCGCTAAGGACTTCGGTACGCCACTTTATGTCTACGATGTCAGCATGATTAGGCAGCAATTACGACAATTTCACAAGGCTTTTGACAAAACCGGCGTCAAATACGCCATCAGTTATGCCAGCAAAGCCTTTGCCATCAGGGCAATTGACCAAGTTATCGCACAAGAAAACGGACATTTGGACGTTGTTTCAGCGGGCGAATTAATGACTGCCGTTCAGGCTGGATTCCCGATGGAACACGTTAGCTTTCACGGCAACAACAAGTCCCTTGCGGAACTGCAGTTAGCCCTCGACAATCATGTTGGCACAATCATCGTTGATAACTTTTACGAATTAGAATTGTTAAACAAGTTGCTGCCCCAGCAAAAGCAGCCGGTTAACATCATGTTGCGCATTGCGCCCGGCATTTCGGCGCATACTCACCGCTACATTCAAACCGGTCAGGTCGACAGCAAATTCGGCTTTGACGTTCAATCAGGTCAGGCAGAACAGGCGCTAAAACAGGTATTACAAAATCCTAAACTCAACTTGCGCGGCTATCACGCTCATATCGGCTCCCAAATCATGGCAGTTGCGGGCTTTACGGCTCTAGTACAAAGAATGGTTCAGCTAGCAGCCACTTGGCAGGAAAAATTCCATTATCAGCCACAGGTTTTAAATTTTGGCGGCGGTTTTGGCATCAAATACACCAACGCCGACCACCCATTAACCCCGCAAGAGTTTGTTCACGACATGATCCAAACGCTGAAAAAAGAAATCGCCCAAACTAACTTGGCTCTGCCCGAGGTTTGGCTAGAGCCCGGGCGCTCGATTGTTGGTGAGGCTGGCTACAGCCTCTATACAATCGGTGCGCGCAAAACTATTCCCGGTATTCGCACTTATCTTAGCGTTGACGGTGGCATGGGCGACAACATTCGTCCCGCCCTTTACCAAGCCGAATATCAGGCAGTCTTAGCTGCTAGACCAGAGGCAGCGCCAACAGAAACCGTGACAATCGCTGGGCGCTATTGTGAGTCCGGCGACATTTTGGTCAAAGATCAGCCGCTACCTGAAAGTGCACCTGGCGACATTTTGGCAGTGCTTGCAACAGGGGCTTACGGCTACTCGATGGCTTCTAACTACAATCGTGTAGGTCGTCCAGCCGTTGTCTTTGCGGAAAACGGCCATGCCAAACTCGTCGTCAAACGCGAGTCAATTGCGGATTTAACCAGCCTAGACCTAAATTATCTTTAA